The Rattus rattus isolate New Zealand chromosome X, Rrattus_CSIRO_v1, whole genome shotgun sequence genome has a window encoding:
- the Znf449 gene encoding zinc finger protein 449 codes for MAVALGRAIQASLNQGSVLQEYDTDCEVFRQRFRQFQYTEAAGPHEAFNKLWELCCQWLKPKMRSKEQILELLVLEQFLTILPTEIETWVREHCPDNRERVVSLIEDLQRELEIPEPQIDMDDMLLEELAPVGTVPMPPNLHLEEPSLQVMAPVQEPPVPDAWIPQPGPQDLNYSTDGECQSFLDPGYQLPKLDMNFPLDHREEPWVKDLEDPKEMKQLLDSKIGFEMGIENEEDASKQKKLENLYPFVVTLEGNALHGPILQKDYVQLENEWETSPEDLQTDLTKLVDPQNPTLGETPENPDLEEPLNPKPPKKKSPGDKPHRCPQCGKCFARKSQLTGHQRIHSGEEPHKCPECGKRFLRSSDLYRHQRLHTGERPYECTVCKKRFTRRSHLLGHQRTHSEEETYKCLECGKSFCHGSSLKRHLKTHTGEKPHRCHNCGKSFSRLTALTLHQRTHTEERPFKCSYCGKSFRQRPSLVIHLRIHTGEKPYKCTHCSKSFRQRAGLIMHQVTHFRGLL; via the exons ATGGCTGTGGCCCTGGGCCGTGCAATCCAGGCCTCCTTGAATCAGGGCTCTGTGCTGCAAGAGTATGACACAGACTGTGAAGTTTTCCGACAGCGTTTCAGGCAGTTCCAGTACACAGAAGCCGCTGGGCCTCATGAAGCCTTCAACAAACTCTGGGAGCTTTGCTGTCAGTGGCTGAAGCCAAAGATGCGTTCTAAGGAACAAATCCTGGAACTGCTTGTGCTAGAGCAATTCCTAACTATTCTGCCCACAGAAATAGAGACCTGGGTGAGGGAACACTGCCCAGACAATAGAGAAAGAGTTGTGTCACTCATTGAAGACTTACAAAGAGAGCTTGAGATACCAGAACCACAG ATTGACATGGATGACATGCTCTTGGAAGAACTGGCACCAGTTGGAACAGTACCCATGCCACCCAACTTGCATCTGGAGGAACCTTCACTCCAGGTGATGGCGCCTGTTCAGGAGCCCCCAGTGCCAGATGCCTGGATTCCACAACCTGGGCCACAGGATCTGAACTACAGCACTGATGGTGAATGTCAGTCCTTTCTGGATCCTG GTTATCAGTTACCAAAGCTTGACATGAACTTCCCATTGGATCATAGAGAAGAACCATGGGTAAAAGACTTAGAGGAtcccaaagaaatgaaacagtTACTTGATTCCAAGATTG GTTTTGAGATGGgaatagaaaatgaagaagatgcttcaaaacagaaaaaactggaaaatctgtaccCATTTGTTGTAACTTTAGAGGGGAATGCTCTCCATGGTCCCATTTTGCAGAAAGACTATGTGCAGTTAGAAAATGAATGGGAAACATCCCCCGAGGATTTGCAGACAGATTTAACAAAACTCGTAGACCCGCAGAACCCGACTCTAGGAGAGACACCTGAGAACCCTGACTTGGAAGAACCTCTCAACCCGAAGCCTCCAAAGAAAAAGAGTCCTGGAGACAAACCTCACCGATGTCCCCAATGTGGCAAATGTTTTGCTCGGAAGTCACAGCTTACTGGGCACCAGCGAATTCATTCAGGAGAGGAGCCTCACAAATGCCCTGAATGCGGAAAAAGGTTCCTGCGTAGCTCTGACCTTTACAGACACCAACGACTTCACACAGGAGAAAGACCCTATGAATGCACTGTATGCAAAAAGCGATTCACCCGGCGCTCACACCTTCTTGGGCACCAGAGAACCCATTCTGAAGAAGAAACATATAAATGTCTTGAGTGTGGAAAAAGCTTTTGTCATGGATCAAGTCTTAAAAGACATCTGAAAACTCATACAGGTGAAAAGCCTCATAGATGTCATAATTGTGGGAAAAGTTTTAGTCGCCTGACGGCACTTACTTTGCaccagagaacacacacagaagagagacctTTTAAATGTAGTTATTGTGGGAAAAGCTTTAGACAGAGACCAAGCCTTGTAATTCATTTAAGAATCCATACAGGGGAAAAGCCATACAAGTGTACTCATTGTTCTAAAAGCTTCAGGCAGAGAGCAGGCCTTATTATGCACCAGGTCACACACTTTCGAGGACTTCTTTAA